The following coding sequences are from one Cervus canadensis isolate Bull #8, Minnesota chromosome 4, ASM1932006v1, whole genome shotgun sequence window:
- the LOC122440062 gene encoding afadin- and alpha-actinin-binding protein-like isoform X1, producing MGDWMTVTDPGLSSESKTISQYTSETKMSPSSLYSQQVLCSSIPLSKNVHSYFSAFCTEENIEQSISYLDQELTTFGFPSLYEDSKGKETKRELNIVAVLNCMNELLVLQRKNLLAQENVETQNLKLGSDMDHLQNCYAKLKEQLETSRREMIGLQERDRQLQCKNRNLHQLLKNEKDEVQKLQNIIASRATQYNHDMKRKEREYNKLKERLHQLVMNKKDKKIAMEVLNYVGRADGKRGSWRTGKTEARNEDEMYKILLNDYEYRQKQILMENAELKKVLQQMKKEMISLLSPQKQKPRERADDSTGTVISDVEEDAGELSRESIWDLSCETVREQLTNSIRKQWRILKSHVEKLDNQVSKVLLEGFNDEDVISRQDHEQETEKLELEIQQCKEMIKTQQQLLQQLATACDDDTTSLLRDCYLLEEKERLKEEWSLFKEQKKNFEKERRSFTEAAIRLGLERKAFEEERASWLKQQFLNMTTFDHQNSENVKLFSAFSGSSDRDTPILHSRSRQKKPHGVPSGSPVCTSKLTKSLPASPSTSDFCQTRSCASEHRYWPVGDLLPHCYSAREAL from the coding sequence ATGGGAGATTGGATGACTGTTACAGATCCAGGTCTGTCTTCAGAAAGCAAAACTATCTCTCAATATACCTCAGAAACAAAGATGTCTCCATCAAGTTTATACTCACAGCAAGTGCTATGTTCTTCAATACCTTTATCAAAAAATGTGCACAGTTATTTTAGTGCCTTTTGCACAGAAGAGAATATTGAGCAAAGTATCTCATATCTTGATCAGGAATTGACTACTTTCGGTTTTCCTTCATTATATGAAGACTCCAAAGgtaaagagacaaagagagaattAAATATAGTTGCTGTTTTAAATTGCATGAATGAGCTACTTGTACTTCAGCGGAAGAACCTTCTAGCtcaggaaaatgtggaaacacaGAATCTGAAACTGGGAAGCGATATGGACCATCTACAGAACTGCTATGCAAAACTTAAGGAACAACTGGAAACCTCCAGGAGAGAAATGATTGGTCTTCAGGAAAGAGACAGACAATTACAATGCAAGAATAGGAATTTGCATCAGCtactgaaaaatgagaaagatgagGTGCAGAAATTACAAAATATCATTGCAAGTCGAGCTACTCAATATAATCATGATATGAAGAGAAAAGAGCGTGAATATAACAAACTAAAGGAACGTTTACATCAACTTGTTATGAACAAGAAGGATAAAAAAATTGCTATGGAAGTTTTAAATTACGTGGGGAGAGCTGATGGGAAAAGAGGCTCCTGGAGGACGGGTAAAACTGAAGCCAGGAACGAAGATGAAATGTATAAAATTCTCTTGAATGATTATGAATATCGTCAGAAACAAATCCTAATGGAAAATGCTGAACTTAAGAAGGTTCTTCagcaaatgaaaaaggaaatgatttctcttctttctccccaaAAGCAGAAACCTAGAGAAAGAGCAGATGATAGTACAGGAACTGTTATCTCTGATGTTGAAGAGGATGCTGGGGAACTGAGTAGAGAGAGTATATGGGACCTTTCCTGTGAGACTGTGAGAGAGCAACTTACCAACAGCATCAGGAAACAGTGGAGAATTTTGAAAAGTCACGTAGAAAAACTTGATAACCAAGTTTCAAAGGTACTCTTAGAAGGTTTTAACGATGAAGATGTAATCTCACGACAAGACCATGAACAAGAAACTGAAAAACTCGAGTTAGAAATTCAGCAGTGTAAAGAGATGATTAAAACTCAGCAGCAACTTTTGCAGCAGCTCGCTACTGCATGTGATGATGACACCACTTCACTGCTACGAGACTGTTACTTGTTGGAAGAAAAGGAACGCCTCAAAGAAGAATGGTCCCTATttaaagagcagaaaaagaatttcGAGAAGGAAAGACGAAGCTTTACAGAAGCAGCTATTCGCCTAGGATTGGAGAGAAAGGCATTTGAAGAAGAAAGAGCCAGTTGGTTAAAGCAACAGTTTTTAAATATGACTACCTTTGACCACCAGAACTCAGAAAATGTGAAACTTTTCAGTGCCTTCTCAGGAAGTTCTGATCGGGACACCCCTATATTACACTCGAGGTCACGGCAAAAGAAGCCTCACGGTGTGCCTAGCGGGTCTCCAGTTTGCACGTCTAAACTGACTAAgtctcttcctgcttctccttctACTTCAGACTTTTGCCAGACACGTTCTTGTGCATCTGAACATAGGTACTGGCCTGTAGGTGATCTCCTCCCACACTGTTACAGTGCTAGAGAGGCGTTGTGA
- the LOC122440062 gene encoding afadin- and alpha-actinin-binding protein-like isoform X2 yields the protein MNELLVLQRKNLLAQENVETQNLKLGSDMDHLQNCYAKLKEQLETSRREMIGLQERDRQLQCKNRNLHQLLKNEKDEVQKLQNIIASRATQYNHDMKRKEREYNKLKERLHQLVMNKKDKKIAMEVLNYVGRADGKRGSWRTGKTEARNEDEMYKILLNDYEYRQKQILMENAELKKVLQQMKKEMISLLSPQKQKPRERADDSTGTVISDVEEDAGELSRESIWDLSCETVREQLTNSIRKQWRILKSHVEKLDNQVSKVLLEGFNDEDVISRQDHEQETEKLELEIQQCKEMIKTQQQLLQQLATACDDDTTSLLRDCYLLEEKERLKEEWSLFKEQKKNFEKERRSFTEAAIRLGLERKAFEEERASWLKQQFLNMTTFDHQNSENVKLFSAFSGSSDRDTPILHSRSRQKKPHGVPSGSPVCTSKLTKSLPASPSTSDFCQTRSCASEHRYWPVGDLLPHCYSAREAL from the coding sequence ATGAATGAGCTACTTGTACTTCAGCGGAAGAACCTTCTAGCtcaggaaaatgtggaaacacaGAATCTGAAACTGGGAAGCGATATGGACCATCTACAGAACTGCTATGCAAAACTTAAGGAACAACTGGAAACCTCCAGGAGAGAAATGATTGGTCTTCAGGAAAGAGACAGACAATTACAATGCAAGAATAGGAATTTGCATCAGCtactgaaaaatgagaaagatgagGTGCAGAAATTACAAAATATCATTGCAAGTCGAGCTACTCAATATAATCATGATATGAAGAGAAAAGAGCGTGAATATAACAAACTAAAGGAACGTTTACATCAACTTGTTATGAACAAGAAGGATAAAAAAATTGCTATGGAAGTTTTAAATTACGTGGGGAGAGCTGATGGGAAAAGAGGCTCCTGGAGGACGGGTAAAACTGAAGCCAGGAACGAAGATGAAATGTATAAAATTCTCTTGAATGATTATGAATATCGTCAGAAACAAATCCTAATGGAAAATGCTGAACTTAAGAAGGTTCTTCagcaaatgaaaaaggaaatgatttctcttctttctccccaaAAGCAGAAACCTAGAGAAAGAGCAGATGATAGTACAGGAACTGTTATCTCTGATGTTGAAGAGGATGCTGGGGAACTGAGTAGAGAGAGTATATGGGACCTTTCCTGTGAGACTGTGAGAGAGCAACTTACCAACAGCATCAGGAAACAGTGGAGAATTTTGAAAAGTCACGTAGAAAAACTTGATAACCAAGTTTCAAAGGTACTCTTAGAAGGTTTTAACGATGAAGATGTAATCTCACGACAAGACCATGAACAAGAAACTGAAAAACTCGAGTTAGAAATTCAGCAGTGTAAAGAGATGATTAAAACTCAGCAGCAACTTTTGCAGCAGCTCGCTACTGCATGTGATGATGACACCACTTCACTGCTACGAGACTGTTACTTGTTGGAAGAAAAGGAACGCCTCAAAGAAGAATGGTCCCTATttaaagagcagaaaaagaatttcGAGAAGGAAAGACGAAGCTTTACAGAAGCAGCTATTCGCCTAGGATTGGAGAGAAAGGCATTTGAAGAAGAAAGAGCCAGTTGGTTAAAGCAACAGTTTTTAAATATGACTACCTTTGACCACCAGAACTCAGAAAATGTGAAACTTTTCAGTGCCTTCTCAGGAAGTTCTGATCGGGACACCCCTATATTACACTCGAGGTCACGGCAAAAGAAGCCTCACGGTGTGCCTAGCGGGTCTCCAGTTTGCACGTCTAAACTGACTAAgtctcttcctgcttctccttctACTTCAGACTTTTGCCAGACACGTTCTTGTGCATCTGAACATAGGTACTGGCCTGTAGGTGATCTCCTCCCACACTGTTACAGTGCTAGAGAGGCGTTGTGA